The Populus nigra chromosome 19, ddPopNigr1.1, whole genome shotgun sequence genome includes a window with the following:
- the LOC133679497 gene encoding endoglucanase 24-like, which produces MNNLPRIHYFLLLTTLLTQLPLFQSSYHEYQEALSKSILFFEGQRSGYLPQDQRVTWRANSGLSDGWTYNTELTGGYYDAGDNVKFGFPMAFTTTMLSWSVIEFGDLMPPNELRNSLVAIRWATDYLLKTVSQPNRIFVQVGDPHADHNCWERPEDMDTPRTVYAVDAPNPASDVAGETAAALAASSMAFRSSDPGYAETLLRNAIKAFQFADSYRGAYSDNSNIRDGACPFYCDFDGYQDELLWGAAWLRRASSDDTYLSYLQNNGKTLGADDNINEFGWDNKHAGLNVLVSKEVLEGNMYSLQSYKASADSFMCTLIPESSSSHIEYSPGGLIYKPGGSNLQHATTISFLLVAYANYLERTSQAVNCGNVNVGPYSLRQQAKRQVDYILGDNPMGLSYMVGYSDHYPQRIHHRGSSLPSVKDHPEFIACKEGSVYFNSSNPNPNVHVGAIVGGPSQDDSYDDNRDDFRKSEPTTYINAPFVGVLAYFAANPNFS; this is translated from the exons ATGAACAACCTCCCCCGCATCCATTACTTTCTTCTTCTCACCACACTACTCACTCAACTACCCTTGTTTCAGTCAAGCTACCATGAGTACCAAGAAGCATTATCAAAATCCATTCTTTTCTTCGAGGGTCAAAGGTCAGGCTACTTGCCACAAGACCAGCGTGTAACTTGGCGTGCTAACTCAGGGCTAAGTGATGGATGGACATACAACACAGAACTGACCGGTGGCTACTATGATGCCGGGGATAATGTCAAGTTTGGCTTCCCCATGGCATTCACAACTACAATGTTGTCTTGGAGTGTGATTGAATTTGGAGATTTAATGCCTCCAAATGAATTGAGAAATAGCTTAGTCGCCATTCGCTGGGCCACTGATTATCTGCTCAAGACAGTTTCTCAGCCTAACCGGATTTTTGTTCAG GTGGGAGATCCACATGCAGACCATAATTGTTGGGAAAGACCGGAAGACATGGATACTCCTAGGACTGTCTATGCCGTGGATGCACCAAACCCGGCATCTGATGTTGCCGGCGAGACTGCGGCAGCTCTGGCGGCCTCGTCTATGGCATTTCGATCGTCGGACCCAGGTTATGCAGAAACATTGTTAAGAAATGCCATTAAGGCCTTCCAATTTGCTGACAGTTATAGAGGAGCTTACAGTGACAACTCCAATATAAGAGATGGTGCATGCCCGTTCTATTGTGATTTTGATGGTTATCAA GATGAGTTGCTATGGGGAGCAGCCTGGCTTAGAAGGGCATCTTCTGATGACACTTACCTTAGTTACTTGCAAAATAATGGCAAGACCCTTGGTGCTGATGACAACATTAATGAGTTTGGCTGGGACAACAAACATGCTGGTCTTAATGTTCTTGTCTCCAAG GAAGTTCTAGAAGGAAACATGTACTCTCTCCAATCGTACAAAGCATCGGCCGATAGCTTCATGTGCACCCTTATACCTGAATCATCATCCTCGCACATAGAATACAGTCCTGGTGGCCTCATCTACAAGCCAGGAGGGAGCAACCTGCAGCATGCAACAACAATTTCGTTCTTGCTAGTTGCTTATGCAAATTACCTCGAACGAACATCTCAAGCGGTCAACTGTGGAAATGTAAATGTCGGTCCATATTCGCTTCGTCAACAAGCGAAGAGGCAAGTTGATTACATTTTAGGGGATAACCCTATGGGGTTATCTTATATGGTCGGATATAGTGATCATTATCCTCAACGGATTCATCACCGTGGCTCGTCGTTGCCGTCGGTTAAGGATCACCCTGAATTTATAGCCTGCAAAGAAGGTTCAGTCTACTTTAATTCATCAAATCCTAACCCTAATGTTCATGTTGGGGCCATTGTGGGTGGACCAAGTCAAGATGATTCGTATGATGATAACCGAGATGATTTTAGAAAGTCCGAGCCAACGACTTATATTAATGCGCCATTTGTTGGCGTGCTCGCTTATTTTGCTGCAAATCCCAATTTTAGTTGA